A DNA window from Agarivorans sp. TSD2052 contains the following coding sequences:
- a CDS encoding nidogen-like domain-containing protein, producing the protein MQKTSLAVITAASLLMGSFAANATLLNGFGGDAGYGELAMQPNDDGSTNSLDLPFEINYFGNTYNNFFINNNGNITFESGLGGFTPQPFPIAQQPMIAPFWADVDTRCDGCGEVYVGSPADGVVAVTWDSVGYFSNSADKTNTFQAVLINRSDTGAGNFDVEFRYDQLQWTTGSASGGENGLGGTPAQAGYDAGDGQNFFALPGSFSEDILDLVSSSNTGEDGVWRFAIREGALPGATPENPIMPVVVDGGWEFDFNVQADELVFIDPDVAVGYDYIVDQGPNIQTVVLPAGFDDDMFYIWLWNGLDWDQVANVAAGDAYDFGLGGVDRFRVTGIDIANEVDPSNTLAFVTGLTFTDTGAVSMRQLPIVEFVPGPGASVPEPSTWLLMLIAAMLLLGSRKRKNAMPETLIAA; encoded by the coding sequence GTGCAAAAGACTTCTTTGGCGGTCATCACCGCTGCCAGCCTATTAATGGGCTCTTTCGCGGCTAATGCGACGTTGCTAAATGGCTTCGGCGGAGACGCTGGCTACGGCGAACTTGCCATGCAACCCAATGACGACGGTTCTACTAACAGCCTAGATTTACCGTTTGAAATTAATTATTTTGGTAATACTTATAATAATTTTTTCATCAACAATAACGGTAACATCACCTTTGAAAGTGGTCTCGGTGGTTTTACACCACAGCCATTTCCTATTGCTCAACAGCCAATGATTGCGCCTTTTTGGGCCGATGTTGATACCCGCTGTGATGGCTGCGGTGAAGTATATGTGGGTAGCCCCGCAGATGGCGTAGTGGCAGTAACTTGGGACAGCGTTGGTTATTTCAGTAACTCTGCTGACAAAACCAATACCTTCCAAGCAGTGTTGATTAACCGCTCAGATACTGGCGCGGGTAACTTCGATGTTGAGTTTCGTTACGACCAACTACAGTGGACCACCGGAAGTGCATCAGGCGGCGAAAATGGCTTAGGCGGAACGCCTGCTCAAGCGGGTTATGATGCAGGTGATGGCCAGAACTTCTTTGCACTGCCTGGCTCTTTTAGTGAAGATATTCTAGACCTAGTATCTAGCTCAAATACTGGTGAAGATGGCGTATGGCGTTTTGCTATCCGTGAAGGCGCCTTACCCGGTGCAACACCTGAGAACCCAATTATGCCAGTAGTAGTAGATGGTGGTTGGGAGTTTGATTTTAATGTACAAGCTGACGAATTGGTGTTTATTGACCCAGACGTAGCCGTAGGTTACGACTACATTGTTGACCAAGGTCCAAACATTCAAACAGTAGTATTACCTGCTGGTTTTGATGATGACATGTTCTACATTTGGTTATGGAATGGCCTAGATTGGGACCAAGTCGCTAACGTAGCCGCTGGCGACGCATATGATTTTGGCCTAGGTGGTGTTGACCGCTTCCGTGTTACTGGCATTGATATCGCTAACGAAGTTGACCCAAGCAATACCTTAGCGTTTGTTACAGGCTTAACCTTTACCGATACGGGTGCAGTATCTATGCGTCAATTACCTATTGTTGAGTTTGTACCAGGACCAGGCGCGTCTGTTCCAGAGCCAAGCACTTGGTTATTGATGTTAATTGCAGCAATGTTATTGTTAGGTTCTCGCAAGCGTAAAAACGCCATGCCAGAAACGTTAATAGCAGCGTAA
- the alc gene encoding allantoicase — MSQVIIAQASPNAPAFTQQFINLADHRLGSKVVAVSDDFFASADRMLNHLPAEFYPDKYDDNGKWMDGWESRRRRDAGHDWSIVKLGVKGCVKGIQIDTSFFTGNFAPAVSLEVCNSEQSLPDANTQWQALLPASALAGDSSQFFEVTTDQTITHIRVNIFPDGGIARLRVFGLPKADLNKGEKIDLVALVNGGRVVGFNDAHYGTPSNLLAPGKGVNMGDGWETRRRREPGNDWCIIALGQTGSVEEIEIATTHFKGNFPDKVSIQAANISDPNDLSLISQSMFWQELLTPQALSADHDHYFKQVNDLGSITHIRVNIFPDGGISRVRLWGKA, encoded by the coding sequence ATGAGCCAAGTAATTATTGCCCAAGCTAGCCCCAATGCTCCGGCATTCACTCAGCAATTTATCAACCTAGCCGATCACCGTTTAGGCAGCAAAGTAGTCGCCGTTAGCGATGATTTCTTTGCGTCTGCCGATCGCATGCTTAATCATTTACCCGCTGAGTTTTACCCTGATAAGTATGACGATAACGGTAAGTGGATGGACGGATGGGAAAGCCGTCGTCGCAGAGATGCGGGCCACGATTGGAGCATCGTAAAACTTGGTGTTAAGGGCTGCGTGAAAGGGATTCAAATAGACACTAGCTTTTTTACCGGTAACTTTGCACCGGCGGTCAGTTTAGAGGTGTGTAACAGTGAACAGTCGTTACCCGATGCCAACACCCAATGGCAAGCTTTGTTACCCGCTAGCGCTTTAGCCGGAGACAGCAGCCAGTTTTTTGAAGTCACTACCGATCAAACCATTACCCATATCAGGGTGAACATTTTCCCCGATGGTGGCATTGCCAGATTAAGGGTATTTGGCTTACCAAAGGCAGATCTTAACAAAGGCGAAAAAATCGACTTAGTGGCCTTAGTTAACGGCGGTCGCGTAGTCGGTTTTAATGATGCTCACTACGGCACCCCAAGCAACTTATTAGCACCAGGTAAAGGGGTAAATATGGGGGATGGCTGGGAAACCCGCCGCCGCCGTGAACCCGGCAACGATTGGTGTATTATCGCCTTGGGGCAAACTGGCAGCGTAGAAGAAATAGAGATTGCCACGACCCACTTTAAAGGTAATTTCCCTGATAAGGTGTCTATTCAAGCTGCCAATATTAGCGACCCAAATGATTTAAGTTTGATTAGCCAAAGCATGTTTTGGCAAGAGCTATTAACGCCACAAGCCTTAAGCGCTGATCACGACCATTACTTTAAGCAGGTCAATGATCTGGGCAGCATTACCCATATTCGGGTTAATATATTCCCCGATGGCGGTATTAGCCGCGTCAGACTCTGGGGAAAAGCGTAG
- a CDS encoding transporter substrate-binding domain-containing protein, which yields MFKLKSLIASTVLVLSMFASTIAQADQLATVMERGVLKVAVPQDFPPFGSVGSDLQPQGYDIDMASYLAKELGVKLELVPVTSANRIPYLQTRKVDLVISSLGKNAEREKAIDFSDAYAPFFLGVFGAEEIKVASAAELAGKTIGVTRGAVEDIELSKLVDESTTIKRFEDNNTTLSAYLSGQVELIATGNLVATEIAKRVPTRKPAAKFMLKNSPCYVGVLKGEEALVAKVNDLIAKAKSDGDLEKLSLAWFKTSLPAGL from the coding sequence TTGCCAGCACCATTGCCCAAGCCGACCAATTAGCAACGGTGATGGAGCGCGGCGTACTGAAGGTTGCTGTACCACAAGATTTCCCACCTTTTGGGTCGGTAGGTAGTGACTTGCAACCACAAGGCTACGACATAGATATGGCCAGCTACCTTGCTAAAGAGCTAGGTGTAAAGCTTGAATTAGTGCCAGTAACCAGTGCCAACCGCATCCCTTACCTGCAAACCCGTAAGGTTGATTTGGTCATTTCTAGCTTGGGTAAAAATGCTGAACGTGAAAAAGCTATCGACTTTAGTGATGCTTACGCACCGTTCTTTCTTGGGGTATTTGGCGCAGAAGAAATTAAAGTGGCCAGCGCAGCTGAGCTAGCCGGTAAAACCATTGGGGTAACCCGTGGGGCCGTAGAAGATATCGAACTGAGCAAATTGGTTGATGAATCTACCACTATTAAGCGTTTTGAAGATAACAACACCACCCTATCGGCTTATTTGTCGGGTCAAGTTGAGCTCATTGCCACCGGCAACTTAGTCGCAACCGAAATCGCTAAACGCGTGCCTACCCGTAAACCTGCCGCTAAGTTCATGCTGAAAAATTCACCGTGTTATGTCGGTGTATTAAAAGGTGAAGAGGCTTTGGTGGCTAAAGTGAATGACCTAATTGCTAAAGCAAAAAGCGATGGCGACTTAGAAAAGCTTTCACTGGCTTGGTTTAAAACCTCACTACCAGCAGGCCTGTAA
- a CDS encoding glutathione S-transferase family protein, translating to MHETYQANQTIELISFKLCPFVQRSVITLLHKGIDFNIQYIDLANKPDWFLALSPLGKVPVLKYGEEVLFESAVINEFLDEITADSLMPSDPLQKAKDRAWIEYSSQVLMAQYQVSLAKTPADFDTRLLGLNDKLSRLESLTSEHAYFNGANLALVDTALAPLFTRFAAIKQLFAKDLLADFPRLKALGERLLALPAVQKSVVEDFNQLYAEYLRKGESVLVSA from the coding sequence ATGCACGAAACCTATCAAGCTAATCAAACCATCGAGTTAATTAGTTTTAAGCTGTGTCCATTTGTGCAGCGCTCGGTAATCACCTTGCTGCACAAAGGCATTGATTTTAATATCCAATATATTGATCTAGCCAACAAGCCCGATTGGTTTTTAGCCTTGTCGCCCTTGGGAAAAGTACCAGTATTAAAATATGGTGAAGAAGTATTATTTGAATCAGCAGTAATTAACGAGTTTTTAGATGAAATCACTGCTGATTCGCTGATGCCTAGTGATCCGTTACAAAAAGCTAAAGACAGAGCGTGGATAGAATACTCTAGCCAAGTACTGATGGCGCAATACCAAGTGAGCTTAGCTAAAACACCAGCCGATTTTGATACCCGCTTACTCGGGTTAAATGACAAACTAAGCCGTTTAGAATCGCTTACCAGTGAACACGCTTACTTTAACGGAGCCAATTTAGCTCTAGTCGATACCGCTTTAGCCCCCTTGTTTACTCGATTTGCCGCGATTAAGCAGCTATTTGCTAAGGATTTGTTAGCTGACTTTCCTCGCTTAAAGGCCTTGGGTGAGCGCTTGCTCGCATTGCCTGCGGTGCAAAAATCAGTAGTAGAAGATTTTAACCAACTGTATGCCGAATACTTGCGCAAGGGTGAAAGTGTATTAGTCAGCGCCTAA
- a CDS encoding amino acid ABC transporter ATP-binding protein, with translation MVSIEKIHKYYGQHHVLKGVDLKVNAGEVISIIGRSGSGKSTLLRCINGLEPFQGGAIIVDKQAVSEDEKQLRQLSRSVGMVFQNFNLFPHMTAGENIMLAPKLVLKKTAEECRALAEAVLEKVGLADKFDQYPTSMSGGQQQRVAIARSLAMSPKVLLCDEITSALDPELVGEVLKVLEQLAAEGMTLILVTHEMNFARDVGDRVVFMHQGKVWETGDSKQVFAQPQTAELQSFISAVL, from the coding sequence CTGGTTAGTATTGAAAAAATTCATAAGTATTATGGCCAACACCATGTGTTAAAAGGGGTTGACCTTAAAGTAAACGCCGGAGAAGTGATCTCTATTATTGGTCGTAGCGGCTCGGGTAAAAGCACCTTGTTACGCTGCATAAACGGGCTAGAGCCGTTTCAAGGTGGCGCTATCATTGTAGATAAGCAGGCAGTAAGTGAAGACGAAAAACAACTGCGCCAACTGAGTCGCAGTGTGGGAATGGTGTTTCAAAACTTCAATCTCTTTCCGCATATGACCGCCGGTGAAAACATTATGCTGGCCCCTAAATTGGTGCTTAAGAAAACAGCCGAAGAATGCCGAGCCTTAGCTGAAGCGGTATTAGAAAAAGTAGGCTTAGCCGACAAATTTGACCAATACCCCACCAGCATGTCGGGCGGCCAACAACAGCGTGTTGCCATCGCCCGCTCGTTGGCTATGTCGCCAAAGGTGTTGTTATGTGATGAGATTACCTCAGCACTTGACCCCGAGTTAGTGGGCGAAGTGTTAAAGGTGTTAGAGCAACTTGCCGCAGAAGGTATGACGCTAATTTTGGTCACCCACGAAATGAACTTTGCACGAGACGTAGGTGACAGAGTAGTATTTATGCACCAAGGAAAGGTGTGGGAAACGGGCGATAGCAAACAAGTATTTGCCCAGCCACAAACCGCTGAACTGCAAAGCTTTATATCGGCGGTATTGTAA
- a CDS encoding NUDIX domain-containing protein produces the protein MRLLNSTVHPDLGLVKGKGLERIAARAIVLRGEEILLMYTERYHDYTLPGGGVDQGEDLITGLQRELSEETGALNIRDIEAFGRYEEYRPWHKDNADYLHMMSYCYLCNIDHQLGNNALEEHEINNGMKPVWLNIHAAIQHNLDTMANNPKAGMSVERETFLLQRVVAECLSGEPEVYQASIGVMLSA, from the coding sequence ATGCGTTTACTTAACTCAACCGTTCACCCTGATTTAGGCCTAGTCAAAGGCAAAGGCTTAGAGCGGATTGCTGCTCGAGCCATTGTGTTGCGCGGAGAAGAGATATTGTTGATGTATACCGAGCGTTATCATGATTACACCTTACCCGGCGGTGGGGTTGACCAAGGTGAAGACTTAATCACAGGTTTACAGCGAGAGCTAAGCGAAGAAACCGGTGCCTTAAATATTCGTGATATTGAGGCATTTGGCCGCTACGAAGAATACCGCCCTTGGCATAAAGACAATGCCGACTATTTACATATGATGTCGTATTGCTACCTATGCAATATAGACCATCAGCTGGGTAACAATGCCTTAGAAGAACATGAGATTAACAATGGTATGAAGCCTGTTTGGCTAAATATCCATGCAGCTATTCAGCACAATCTAGACACCATGGCAAATAACCCTAAGGCGGGCATGTCTGTGGAGCGAGAAACCTTTTTATTACAACGGGTGGTCGCAGAATGTTTAAGCGGTGAGCCTGAGGTGTATCAGGCATCTATAGGTGTTATGTTAAGCGCTTAA
- a CDS encoding invasion associated locus B family protein — MKKLSLAIFAILLSCSALAKDFEAWTVKCPVAKPCVITQMIMKQQNDSANVIAGVSYFNYQEQAVLKIRISAQADPTKGIGLKFDEQKPLHLPITNCDKKLCEVNVIADQQLINDLQNGKVMSVAYLLKSNQQQTAFPVILTGFKQAYSSIH; from the coding sequence ATGAAAAAATTGAGCTTAGCCATATTTGCCATTTTGCTGTCATGCTCGGCATTAGCTAAAGACTTTGAAGCTTGGACGGTAAAATGCCCAGTAGCTAAACCTTGCGTTATCACCCAAATGATAATGAAGCAGCAAAATGACTCTGCCAATGTCATCGCTGGCGTGAGTTACTTCAATTACCAAGAACAAGCCGTTTTAAAAATACGGATCAGTGCTCAAGCCGATCCAACTAAAGGTATTGGCTTAAAATTTGATGAGCAAAAGCCCTTACATTTACCTATTACTAACTGTGATAAAAAGTTATGTGAAGTAAACGTTATTGCTGACCAGCAACTCATCAATGACTTGCAAAATGGTAAAGTAATGTCTGTGGCCTACTTGCTTAAAAGCAACCAACAGCAAACCGCTTTTCCGGTTATTCTCACCGGGTTTAAACAAGCTTACTCGTCAATACACTAA
- a CDS encoding MurR/RpiR family transcriptional regulator, which translates to MSKLVCAFNQRIVENYPQLSTKARLVADYLQHHPDKVLIQSTSEIAGACQVSKASVSRFFRQLGYQDHQQVCDELRQEREWGQPLLTSEPSDSSQQGDIAAIAQVFKQLEQLDCAALVQQISEAKRITIIGYRNSYPLAMHFRQQLMQCRSQVNLLPVPGQSIGEELLQLSAEDLVIVIGIRRRPKIFAALIEQLQGFNCLLITDQSGQCYASQVSQLLVCPMSNHLALDSYAAPMSLLAHLSNKVYDYLAHTAQTHSNQVSETYQHLDELESH; encoded by the coding sequence ATGAGTAAATTGGTGTGTGCGTTTAATCAGCGTATTGTTGAAAACTATCCGCAACTTTCTACCAAAGCGCGCTTAGTGGCCGACTACCTGCAGCATCACCCCGATAAAGTACTGATACAGTCTACCTCTGAAATTGCCGGTGCGTGCCAAGTATCTAAAGCCAGCGTGAGTCGTTTCTTTCGCCAGTTAGGTTACCAAGACCACCAACAAGTGTGTGACGAATTACGCCAAGAACGAGAGTGGGGTCAGCCTTTGCTGACCAGTGAACCCAGTGACTCAAGCCAGCAAGGCGACATAGCAGCCATTGCGCAAGTATTTAAGCAACTGGAACAATTAGATTGCGCGGCTTTAGTACAACAAATTAGCGAGGCTAAACGCATTACCATTATTGGTTATCGCAATAGCTACCCGCTGGCGATGCATTTTCGCCAACAACTAATGCAGTGCCGCTCTCAAGTAAACCTGTTACCAGTGCCGGGGCAAAGCATTGGCGAAGAACTGCTACAGCTGAGCGCCGAAGACTTAGTGATTGTGATTGGGATCCGCCGTCGCCCAAAAATATTTGCCGCATTAATCGAGCAACTACAAGGCTTTAATTGTTTATTGATTACCGACCAAAGCGGCCAATGTTATGCGTCGCAAGTGAGCCAATTATTGGTATGCCCAATGAGCAACCATTTAGCCTTAGACAGCTACGCCGCGCCAATGAGCTTACTCGCTCATTTAAGTAACAAGGTCTACGATTATTTGGCCCACACAGCACAAACCCATAGCAATCAGGTAAGCGAAACTTACCAACACTTAGACGAATTAGAATCACATTAA
- a CDS encoding ureidoglycolate lyase, with protein sequence MDIIKLNIEPLSQSAFSAFGDVVQTEGAKHFTINGGSTERYHDLADLQCSGSQSKMIASIFRGQAFSLPLTIKMMEHHPYGSQLFMPLSARPYVVVVAEAGQLQQQNIRAFLAQGHQGVNYHSGVWHHPLISLESSSDYLVVDRSGKEANCVEQQLEQAIQLHLIN encoded by the coding sequence ATGGACATAATTAAGCTAAATATTGAGCCTCTTAGCCAAAGCGCCTTTAGCGCATTTGGTGACGTAGTCCAGACCGAAGGCGCTAAGCATTTCACTATAAATGGAGGCAGCACAGAGCGCTATCATGACTTAGCCGATTTGCAGTGCAGCGGTAGCCAAAGCAAAATGATTGCCTCCATCTTTAGGGGGCAAGCGTTCAGTTTACCTTTAACCATAAAGATGATGGAACATCACCCCTATGGCAGCCAACTATTTATGCCCTTGTCCGCTCGGCCTTACGTTGTGGTAGTGGCCGAGGCAGGTCAGCTGCAACAGCAAAATATTCGGGCATTTTTGGCGCAAGGACATCAAGGCGTTAATTACCATAGCGGGGTGTGGCATCACCCCTTAATAAGTCTTGAGAGCAGCAGTGATTATTTAGTAGTAGACCGCAGTGGTAAAGAAGCCAATTGCGTAGAGCAGCAATTAGAGCAAGCTATTCAGTTACACTTAATCAACTAA
- a CDS encoding amino acid ABC transporter permease encodes MSYQLDFSGLLPYLPELGKGLLTTAELTLYSTFGGILLGTAGAAGRISQKRWLRWLISSYVELIRNTPFIVQLFFIFFGLPALGMKLSAWQAGCLAMVINLGAYLTEIIRAGIEATPKGQWEAGRTLGLSYWQIFSRVVLPTAFQRIYPALVSQCIIVMLGSAVVSQISVEELTFSANFIQSRNFLSFESYLVVTLIYLLLAVAMRQLFELGARRMFRNPSL; translated from the coding sequence ATGAGTTATCAACTGGATTTTTCAGGCTTGCTACCTTACCTACCAGAGTTAGGTAAAGGTTTGCTAACGACTGCTGAATTAACCTTATATTCTACCTTTGGTGGAATACTGCTAGGTACTGCAGGCGCTGCCGGTCGAATAAGCCAAAAACGCTGGTTGCGCTGGCTCATTAGTAGCTATGTAGAGTTAATTAGAAACACCCCATTTATTGTGCAATTGTTTTTTATATTTTTTGGCTTACCGGCGCTTGGGATGAAGCTTAGTGCATGGCAGGCAGGTTGCTTGGCCATGGTGATTAACTTAGGTGCTTATCTCACCGAAATTATCCGCGCAGGCATTGAGGCCACGCCTAAAGGCCAATGGGAAGCAGGGCGAACCTTGGGCCTGAGTTATTGGCAAATATTTAGTCGAGTGGTGTTACCTACTGCCTTTCAGCGCATTTACCCAGCCCTTGTTAGCCAATGCATCATTGTGATGTTGGGCTCGGCAGTGGTGTCGCAAATATCGGTAGAAGAGCTGACCTTTTCCGCCAACTTTATTCAGTCGCGTAACTTTTTAAGCTTTGAGTCTTATTTAGTCGTCACCCTCATTTATTTGCTACTGGCGGTGGCCATGCGCCAACTTTTTGAGTTAGGTGCACGCCGCATGTTTAGAAACCCGAGCTTATAG
- a CDS encoding substrate-binding periplasmic protein yields MVLVTLVAVFLGSSTLLADEVESSSTITLTACGHHDYAPWNWKRGNQIQGACAEVAKTLFKEVGVELDLSYQGPWKRCQFYIETGQVDVNICSFINDERNAYSAFIMTPMGINENAVFVKKGDEFSFNAWSDLIGKKVGLVLGVSLGKRFDNFLKANSEVERVASSRQNFHKLLHQRIDYIPMGRSAGLAMLYSYSAEDKIVALPTRILSGELYISMSKKSDYLYLLPAIEKQMQQQGYYPWVESLLEKYSHIYAKEANFEPIE; encoded by the coding sequence ATGGTTTTAGTGACGCTTGTTGCTGTGTTTTTAGGGAGCAGCACCTTGTTAGCTGATGAGGTGGAGAGCTCATCAACCATTACTTTGACAGCTTGTGGCCATCATGATTACGCACCGTGGAATTGGAAGAGAGGCAATCAAATACAAGGTGCCTGTGCCGAGGTCGCCAAGACACTATTTAAAGAGGTAGGGGTAGAGTTAGATTTAAGTTATCAAGGGCCGTGGAAGCGCTGTCAATTCTACATTGAAACGGGGCAGGTTGATGTTAACATTTGTTCTTTCATTAACGACGAACGTAACGCTTATTCTGCCTTCATCATGACACCTATGGGGATTAACGAAAATGCGGTGTTTGTCAAAAAAGGGGATGAATTCTCTTTCAACGCTTGGTCTGATTTAATCGGCAAAAAGGTAGGTTTAGTGCTGGGGGTTAGCTTAGGTAAACGCTTTGATAACTTTCTCAAAGCCAATAGCGAGGTTGAGAGAGTCGCCAGTTCTCGACAGAACTTTCATAAGTTACTACATCAGCGGATTGATTATATTCCAATGGGCCGGTCAGCCGGCTTAGCTATGCTATATAGTTATTCTGCAGAGGATAAAATAGTGGCTTTACCTACACGGATACTCAGCGGAGAGCTATATATATCTATGTCGAAAAAATCAGACTATTTGTATTTATTACCCGCGATTGAAAAGCAGATGCAACAACAAGGTTATTACCCTTGGGTTGAGTCTTTACTGGAAAAATACAGCCATATTTACGCCAAAGAAGCTAATTTTGAGCCGATAGAATGA
- a CDS encoding alkene reductase, whose protein sequence is MSLEHLFSPTNLAEIALKHRVVMAPLTRSRSAQPGDVPQQLNVDYYSQRASAGLIITEATQVSPQGKGYAFTPGIHSEQQIAGWKTITDAVHAKGAKIVLQLWHVGRISHSSLQLDGELPVAPSAIAPEGQAFTEQGFVDFETPRALATIEMPSIIEQFTQAAINAKQAGFDGVEVHAANGYLLDQFLKEGSNQRTDSYGGSIENRARLTLEVTQAVAEVWGSGRVGVRISPTGTFNSMSESEPQALFNYLTEQLSAMNLSYLHVVENFGGASSEGFSFAQLRSRFAGAYMANGGYTADSAEQAIAEGKADVVSFGAPFIANPDLPERFKQGATLNELDQNTLYGGGAEGYTDYPSLAAATS, encoded by the coding sequence ATGTCACTAGAACACTTATTTTCACCGACAAACTTGGCAGAAATAGCACTAAAGCATCGCGTGGTAATGGCTCCGCTAACACGCTCTCGCTCTGCTCAACCGGGTGATGTACCGCAGCAGTTAAACGTGGATTATTACAGCCAGCGAGCCAGTGCGGGCCTAATTATCACCGAAGCCACTCAAGTTTCTCCGCAAGGTAAAGGTTACGCTTTTACCCCAGGGATCCACAGCGAGCAACAAATCGCGGGTTGGAAAACTATCACCGATGCAGTGCACGCTAAAGGCGCTAAAATTGTCTTACAGCTTTGGCATGTTGGTCGTATCTCTCACTCAAGCCTTCAGTTAGATGGTGAGCTGCCAGTGGCTCCGTCTGCGATAGCGCCTGAGGGTCAAGCTTTTACCGAACAAGGTTTTGTTGACTTTGAAACCCCTCGCGCCTTAGCAACGATTGAAATGCCATCTATTATTGAGCAGTTTACTCAAGCGGCTATCAATGCCAAACAAGCCGGTTTTGATGGTGTAGAAGTGCATGCGGCAAATGGTTATTTACTTGATCAGTTCTTAAAAGAGGGAAGCAATCAACGCACCGATAGTTACGGTGGCAGTATTGAAAACCGGGCTCGCCTAACCCTTGAAGTCACCCAAGCAGTAGCCGAAGTATGGGGCAGTGGTCGAGTCGGTGTGCGTATTTCACCTACCGGCACCTTCAACTCGATGTCTGAGAGTGAGCCACAAGCCTTGTTCAATTACTTAACCGAACAGTTAAGCGCTATGAACTTATCTTATCTACATGTGGTTGAAAACTTTGGTGGTGCGAGTAGCGAAGGTTTTAGCTTTGCGCAGCTGCGCAGCCGTTTTGCCGGCGCCTACATGGCCAATGGCGGCTATACGGCCGACAGTGCAGAACAAGCTATTGCAGAGGGTAAGGCCGATGTCGTGTCTTTTGGGGCTCCATTTATCGCTAACCCAGATTTACCCGAGCGGTTTAAGCAGGGCGCTACGCTTAATGAACTCGACCAAAACACCTTATACGGTGGCGGTGCCGAAGGGTATACCGATTACCCGAGCTTAGCCGCTGCCACGTCTTAG
- a CDS encoding winged helix-turn-helix transcriptional regulator translates to MLNSEASSLEKKSELSETAQQHDCPVSTAIEVIGGKWKVIILYQLRGKTLRFGELKRMIPKITQKTLTQQLRDLEKDKLIKREVFAEVPPRVEYTPTELAEQLNPALDLLCAWGTQYQQAHE, encoded by the coding sequence ATGTTGAATTCAGAGGCTTCGAGCCTAGAAAAAAAATCAGAACTTTCTGAAACAGCGCAGCAACACGACTGCCCCGTATCGACTGCCATTGAGGTGATTGGTGGAAAATGGAAGGTTATTATCTTGTATCAACTTCGCGGGAAGACTCTACGCTTCGGTGAACTAAAGCGAATGATCCCCAAAATCACTCAAAAAACCTTAACTCAGCAACTGCGCGACTTAGAAAAAGATAAGCTGATTAAACGAGAAGTATTTGCTGAGGTGCCGCCACGCGTAGAATACACCCCGACTGAATTGGCAGAGCAATTAAACCCAGCCTTAGATTTGTTATGTGCATGGGGAACTCAATATCAGCAAGCTCACGAATAG
- a CDS encoding amino acid ABC transporter permease, protein MMQFTDWDILRNLLLAARWTILLSLIAFASGGLVALLLTFMRLNRNPLLGVLVKGYVELFQGTPLLMQLFLTFFGLSLLGIDVSAWTAAIIGLTLFTSAFLCEIWRGCIESLPKGQWEAARTVGLSFVQTMRYIILPQALKVAIAPTVGFSVQVVKGTALTSIIGFIELTKAGTMLNNATFQPFKVFALVAGLYFLLCFPLSLYSKYLEKKLNVAG, encoded by the coding sequence ATGATGCAATTTACCGATTGGGACATACTGCGCAACTTACTGCTGGCCGCGCGCTGGACAATACTGTTATCACTTATCGCTTTTGCCAGCGGTGGTTTAGTGGCCTTGCTGTTAACCTTTATGCGCTTAAATCGCAATCCACTGCTGGGCGTATTGGTGAAAGGCTATGTTGAGTTGTTTCAAGGCACCCCCTTGTTAATGCAGCTGTTCTTAACCTTCTTTGGCTTGTCGTTATTGGGTATAGATGTCAGTGCTTGGACGGCGGCGATTATAGGCTTAACCCTCTTCACCAGTGCCTTTTTATGTGAAATTTGGCGTGGTTGTATTGAATCTTTACCTAAAGGGCAATGGGAAGCTGCCAGAACCGTTGGTTTAAGCTTTGTTCAAACTATGCGTTACATCATTTTGCCGCAAGCGTTAAAAGTAGCCATTGCCCCAACCGTTGGCTTTTCGGTGCAAGTGGTTAAGGGCACTGCCCTCACCTCGATTATTGGGTTTATTGAGCTCACCAAAGCAGGCACCATGCTGAATAACGCAACTTTTCAACCATTTAAAGTATTTGCCTTAGTCGCTGGGCTTTATTTCTTACTGTGTTTCCCGCTATCGCTGTACAGCAAGTATCTGGAGAAAAAACTCAATGTCGCTGGTTAG